One stretch of Miscanthus floridulus cultivar M001 chromosome 18, ASM1932011v1, whole genome shotgun sequence DNA includes these proteins:
- the LOC136519659 gene encoding UDP-glycosyltransferase CGT-like: MATPATKSLGELDSGARPHVMFIPSAGMGHLLPFFRFIASLAGHDDDVDISVVTVLPTVSAAEADHFSSLFAALPHVRRVDLHLLPLNASEFPSHDRDPFIVRWEALRRSAHLLGPLIAGASPRVSAVITDVTLTSYVIPIAKELGVPCHVLFISCATMLSLNAYFPLHLDKKRKAEQHEQGLAGGVGDVDIPGVRRIPRSCLPQPLLDLNKLFTKQFIDNGRENINADGFLVNTFDALEPAALAALRDGKVVPGFPPVYAIGPLRSQQHSNSAAAEVEKEEDSSPVAWLDKQPARSVVYVAFGNRSAVSHAQIREIAAGLEASGCRFLWVLKTTKVDRDDSAELTDVLGEGFLERLQLGQHGLVTKAWVDQEALLKHPSVGLYLSHSGWNSVTEAAAAGVPLLAWPRGGDHRVNAMVAVSGGVGVWMEHWSWDGEDWLVTAEEIGKKVKEVMSDAAVRARATRTGEEAAKAVAEGGTSYRSMQQFISSLKAT, encoded by the coding sequence ATGGCCACGCCGGCAACGAAGAGCCTGGGAGAGCTCGACAGCGGCGCACGCCCGCATGTCATGTTCATCCCGAGCGCCGGCATGGGCCACCTCCTCCCGTTCTTCCGCTTCATCGCGTCTCTCGCGGGGCACGACGACGACGTCGACATCTCCGTGGTGACCGTTCTTCCCACCGTCTCTGCGGCCGAGGCCGACCACTTCAGCAGCCTGTTCGCTGCCCTCCCCCACGTCCGCCGTGTCGACCTCCACCTCCTGCCGTTGAACGCTTCCGAGTTCCCAAGCCATGACCGCGACCCGTTCATTGTCCGATGGGAGGCCCTGCGCCGCTCGGCGCACCTTCTCGGTCCGCTCATCGCTGGCGCCTCCCCGCGCGTCTCGGCCGTCATTACAGACGTGACCCTGACCTCCTACGTCATCCCTATCGCCAAGGAGCTCGGTGTCCCGTGCCACGTCCTCTTCATCTCCTGCGCCACCATGCTCTCGCTCAATGCCTACTTCCCTCTACACCTCGACAAGAAGAGGAAGGCTGAGCAGCACGAGCAGGGGCTAGCTGGCGGCGTCGGCGACGTCGACATTCCCGGCGTGCGTCGCATCCCGCGGTCTTGTCTCCCGCAGCCCCTGCTCGACCTCAACAAACTCTTCACCAAGCAGTTCATCGACAACGGCCGCGAGAACATCAACGCCGACGGCTTTCTGGTCAACACGTTCGACGCCTTGGAGCCGGCGGCGCTCGCCGCCCTAAGAGACGGCAAGGTCGTCCCCGGGTTCCCACCGGTGTACGCCATCGGCCCGCTCAGGTCGCAGCAGCACAGCAACTCAGCTGCTGCTGAGGTCGAGAAGGAAGAAGACTCCTCCCCCGTCGCATGGCTTGACAAGCAGCCAGCGCGGTCAGTGGTGTACGTCGCGTTCGGCAACCGCAGCGCCGTGAGCCATGCACAGATCAGGGAGATCGCCGCCGGGCTGGAGGCGAGCGGTTGCCGCTTCCTTTGGGTGCTCAAGACCACAAAGGTTGACAGGGACGACAGCGCCGAGCTGACGGACGTGCTCGGCGAGGGGTTCCTGGAGCGACTGCAGCTGGGGCAGCACGGCCTCGTGACCAAGGCGTGGGTGGACCAGGAGGCCCTGCTGAAGCACCCGTCCGTGGGGCTGTACCTAAGCCACAGCGGGTGGAACTCGGTGACGGAGGCGGCTGCCGCCGGCGTGCCGCTGCTGGCGTGGCCCCGCGGCGGCGACCACCGCGTGAACGCTATGGTGGCGGTGAGCGGCGGGGTCGGGGTGTGGATGGAGCACTGGAGCTGGGACGGGGAGGACTGGCTGGTGACCGCGGAGGAGATCGGGAAGAAAGTAAAGGAGGTCATGTCCGACGCGGCGGTCAGGGCAAGGGCGACGAGGACCGGCGAGGAAGCGGCCAAGGCCGTCGCAGAGGGTGGCACCAGCTACCGGAGCATGCAGCAGTTTATTTCCAGCCTCAAAGCAACCTAG